The nucleotide window cagttcctccaggtaacactcactgtctgatccacacacacagctgttcctcacacactctctgaaTCACCtcacattaaaataacaattgtgttttatatttaatctaCTTTCTGTAGGCTTTATCTTCTGGACATAGATCTTCTCTATTTGTTGGACCAGACTTTCTGACATCCAGCATCAGGGTCCATCAACATCTCTCATTTGATGGAGTGAGGAATTCTCTCTCAGATCTGAAGAAGAGACTCGAGGAATTCTGTGAGGAGGAATTCAACAAAATCTCTCCACATGGTAAGAGGAGCTGTTCCTGCTGAAGAAACACAATGATGGACGTCTTTACTGGCTCTGTAAAGTCTTATTTCTTAGCAATGCTCCTGCTGACCTTCCTGCAGACAGTTTGAACTAAAatactgatttaaaatgaataaacttgCTGTATCACTTTAAACTGTTTCCATCTTTTACAACCTGATGATGatttttgtcttcatttccatttttctctccacagctgcagcagttcAGATCTTTACGCTAGCACCACAAAGCAGAGAAGATTTCctgaaatgtacacacacacacacacacacacacacacacacgtctttaTCTCTTTGCGAGGACCAGCACTTCCACTTAAGCTACAATAGTGCAACAAGCAAACTTATCATCTGGTGGCAGTAAAGTGTTAGAAAGTCACTTGACATTTCACAGTACtcagaataaaaacaaatatttaacttttatacTTGTGAGGACTAGCCCTGTTGCTAGGCAAattttgcgtttttttttttttttttgcgtctTTTTTACCATTTCTTACAGAGTACCCAAACAATAAACATTGTACTTAATTTTAGAAGTCCTTTATCCATgtctcacctttttttttaccccagttATCCCAAACCAACTTTAATGTATTACTACAGTACATCTTGAAaaattcaaatataaaaaaaaaagttaaaatgccagatttttaatgctgtaatcagaattaaaacataaaggcttgaaataattcactttttaaattaattgtaaaaaaatttcattatgtaatttttttagattaactgtttattgtttaattgttttcatTTGGCTCAGGGTCAGTGGTTAGAGTCACTCTTAATTAAAACATAACAGAAGTTTGTTCCAGAGCTGCTTTATTCTCGCATCACAGAACTAAACTGCTGATAGCTTTGTCagcaatttttaaaacaacaatgcGGCAACACAGTCCAGTACACACAAAGACACTTAACATAATTATCAGGCATTAACCTAATCCACGTATTCAGTAAAAAAACATACTGATGTACAGGATTAGGTGAATGCCTGATGATTAATAtcaaaacataacattttactgtaagttacacctatttctttttttgagaTAAGATAGAATTATATACTTAATTCTTCACATCCTTCCAGGTGTGAATACCAAGTACAGGTTCCGCTTCAAGTGCTTTAAGATGCCACTCTTTACCGGGAACCCAACGCAAAGTAATGTACTGGCCCCACTGTTGCCACACTGCTGCTTTTTTTCTGCCGAACTACAAACTCTGCATTGGTATTTTGGTCCAGGAAGTTGTAGATCAAAAGCTGAAATCACAAATTAATTTAGATAATGACTGAAGTTATGCTCTAAAATTGTTAATGGAAGATTGGCTGCATTACTGCCTTACCCGTtatctgcccccccccccccaatgaacctaggcacactggaggAGGGCACCCAAGAGTCACTGCCTAGAAGTCGTTCGTCCTTCCTgtcactctctttctcaggaGTCAGTCACACGTGGCCCAGGCCCTCGTCGACTCTGGTTCCGACCAGAACATGATCAGTGCCACAAAAGTCAAAGAACTGCGCATACCTGCTCACCCTTGAATGCTCTATTGTCTGTCAACGCCCTTAATGGAACCCCGCTTCTGCCTATCACTCATCGAACTGCTCTGATTACCCTGGGGACCTCTGGCAACCACACAGAAGAAATTTCCTTCCTCATCATGAACCAGGCTCAGTCTCAGCTGGTTCTCGGGCGCCCATGGCTTATCCGCCACAACCCTCAAATAGACTGGCGTAGCAACACCATCCTGGGATGGAGCCCCCTCTGCCTGGCCTCTTGCTTGAAGTCTGCTCTCTTGCCTACCCTCGCTGTAGCCGCCTGTGAGGAGTTCCTGGATCTCTTTGAAGTTCCACACGATTATGTGGATCTCAAGGCCGTGTTCAGCAAGTCGCGGGCCATTTCTCTCCCTCCTCATCGTCCCTACGATTGCGGAATGTACCTTCTGCCCGGCACAGCCCCACCCCGAGGACGCCTCTTTTCACTCTCCCAACACGAAAGGGAGGCCATGGATAAGTACATTTCAGAGTCGTTAGCTGCAGGCATTATAAGGCCGCCATCGTCACCCACTGGGGCAGGCTTTTTCTTTGTGGCCAAAAAAGATGGTACCCTACGTCCCTGCATTGATTACAGAGGGTTGAATGACATCACCATTAAAAACCGCTACCCACTTCCCCTGATGTCCACGGCCTTCGACCTCCTGCAGGGGGCCCAAGTTTTCACAAAACTGGATCTCCGTTGCGCATATCACCTGGTTAGAGTCAGAATAGGGGACGAGTAGAAGACTGCCTTCAACACTCCGTCTGGTCACTACGAGTATTTGGTCATGCCTTTCAGGTTGGCCAATGCCCCAGCCGTGTTTTAAGCTCTAGTCAACGACATCCTCAGAGATTTTATCAATATCTTCGCCTTCGTGTACCTAGACGATATACTCATCTTCTCGCGCTCCTTGGATGAAAACAGAAGAGGCATGTTCGACAGGTACTTCAGAGGCTCCTCTAGAATCAGCTCTTTGTCCAGGCTGAGAAGTGTGAGTTCCACAGCAGCACTGTCTCCTTCCTGGGCTTCATCGTTGCCCTATCCAAAGTTCAAATGGACCCCGTCAAACTGACACGCAAGGAGCTCCAATGCTTCCTTTGGTTCGCCAATTTTTACAGGCGGTTCATCCACAACTACAGCTCAGTGGCCGCCCCACTTATCTCTCTGACATCATCCAAGACTCCATTCATATGGTCAGAACAAGCTGCCAGTGCCTTCCTTGGCTTAAAGAAGTGCTTCACCTCGGCCCATATCCTCCTTCAGCCAGACCCTTCCCTTCAGTTTGTGGTCGAAGTGGATGCCTCGGACACTGGAGTTGGGGCAGTCTTATCACAAAGGTCTCCCAAGGATGATAAGCTGCACCCATGTTGTTTCCTCTCGCACCGACTCTCTTCCGCTAAGAGGAATTATGGCATCGGCTACCGAGAACTACTGGCGGTCAAACTCGCTCTGAAGGAGTGGAGGCATTGGCTTGAGGGCACCAAAACCCCCTTCCTGGTCTGGACGGATCATAAGAACCTGGAATACCTCCGGACGGCCAAAAGTCTAAACTCCCGGCAAGCAAGGTGGTCGCTGTTCTTCTTGCGCTTCAATTTCTCTCTGTCCTATTGCCCGGGGTCTAAGAACACCAAACCAGATGCCCTTTCTCGGCAATTTTCTTACCACGCCAATGCCTGGAGGGAGCGGCCTTACTAGATGTCGAGTCACGGGTCAAGAATGCGCTGCATCAGGAATCAGGTCCTCCTGGGTCTCCGCCGGGCAAGCTCTTCATCCCTGAGACCGAACGACCCCATGTGCTGCAGTGGGGACATAGCTCCAGGCTGGCCCGCCACCCGGGCACAGCACGCACGTTAGCGCTGGTCCAGCAATGCTTTTGGTGGCCTACCATAAGAGAAGACACATGCCCCTTCGTGAGTGCTTGCGATTCTTGTGCCAGGAAAAAGACCAGCAACAAACCCCCTGCTGGTTTCCTCAGACCTCTCCCGATCCCTCACAGGCCCTGGTCCCACATCGCTGTTGACTTTGTCACTGGACTCCCTGACTCTGAGGGCAATAAGTGCATCCTCACGGTGGTTGACCGCTTCTCCAAGGCAGTCCACTTTGTCCCATTAGCTGGCCTCCCCACGGCCAAGGAAACTGCCGAACTCTTGATCACGCGCGTTTTCCAGCTGCATGGGCTCCCAACAGACATCATATCGGACCGGGGTCCCCAATTCACGGCCCAATTCTGGTCCGCCTTCTGCAAGCTAATCGGGGCTACCTCTAGCCTATCCTCGGGTTATCACCCTCAGACGAACGGCCAAGCGGAGAGGGCCAATCAGGACCTGGAGATGGCCATCTGGTGCATGACCTCTAGAAATGCCCATTCCTGGAGCCGGATGCTCCCATGGATTGAGTATGCCCACAATTCCCTGCCCACATCGGCCACGGGTCTCTCTCCCTTCCAATGTTGCCTCGGTTACCAGCCTCCCCTGTTTCCCTCTCAGGAGGTGGAGGTCTCGGTCCCCTCTGCCCGAGCCTTCATTTGTCAATGCAGAAGAACATGGCTGAAGGCAAGGTCTAGGATCCGTCAGGTCGTTTTGGTCTTCAAGCAACAAGCCGATCGACGCCGCTCCAGGGCACCGCCATATCGCGTGGGCCAAAGAGTGATGTTATCATCTCGCTACATCCCCCTCAAGACAACCTCCCGCAAGCTGTCTCCCAGGTTTATTGGCCCGTTCACTATCACCAAAGTCATTAACCCCTTGTACCGTCAGACTTCTCCTGCCATCTACCATGCGCCGGATAAATCCCTCCTTCCATGTCTCCCAAATAAAACCTCTGGTCTCTTGCCCACTGAAAAGACCCACCCACccagctcctcctccccgacTTATCGACGGAAGCGAAGCCTTCACAGTGCACAAGCTCTTGAAAGTCCGACGAAGAGGCAGAGGCCTCCAATATCTGGTAGATTGAGAGGGTTATGGCCCAAAGGAAAGAAACTGGATACCTTCTAGATTAATTTTGGACCCGGCCCTTATTGACGATTTCCACCAGAGACACCCCAACGCAGCAGCCGGAACGCCAGGTGGTGTCTGTaggagggggggtactgtcacaagCTCACCTGGGACCCACGCCGGCTTCTCCCCGTCGCTCCTCGGCTACAAACGCGCACTTCCGCCTTTGCGGTACAACATTCACGCCGCTCGTGCCTCGGCGAAGTGGAATCGCAAGATTCAGGCATCCTCTCTCAGCTTGCGCGGCCAAATAGCGCCGGGAAAAGGGATAACCGGAGCAACCTCCGAGTATACTCTCGCGCCCTTGCTACTTCTGGGTGGATTTCTCGACGTCATCGGCACGTCACCCCATTGCATCACAGGACATTCCCCTACTACTTCCTGGActgtcatcacacacacacacgcacatacacacaagcagctctttctcttacacacgcgcacatacacacaagcagctctttctctctctcacacacacacatacacacaagcagCTCTTtatctcgcgcacacacacacacacacacacacacacacacacccacatcctTAACACTCACCCAGCTCTTTCTCGCATACACATACGCTCACTCACACTGCTCTTCCAGTTTGCGCTTATTTAATCCTGGTGCATAAAATAAAGACTAATTTAAGGAAATCTGTTTCTGCTATTGGGTCGTTTCTCTTTCCGCGCCCGCCCCTGAcaatatcaaagtgaatttcccacataagaaataatagaacctctgatgattcattccacaacccgaaatattcatataaaaataataaattaaaaatataaattaaaaataaaacaaattaacctgcaatttaccgTTGTAAAGTCATGACTGGTATGAGATAGAGGAGAAGACTTACACTTGGTTAATTGTGTGAAAAAACGACTTTCACACATACTAACGGACTTGCTTTTCTCTGCTTTTGATGATTTTGCAGAAATGTGACGTTGcatatttgttaaaaattatagaattttttttttaattctgttttaacATTGAGACATACTCCCTCAGATATCAGCGCACACAGACAGCTGTCTCACTCTTCACATGAATATACAGTCTTCTGTGAATTAAACCCAACATGTTCACattgttcagtttgtttttcccttttattttagatttctgttatctgactctggatcccaacacGGCACATCGTAAACTCACTCTGTCTGAGAAGAACAGAGAGGTGAGAGACAGTGGAAAAGAGCATCAGTACTCTgatcatccagagagatttgacAGCTTATTTCAGGTGTTGtgtaaggagagtgtgtgtggacgctgttactgggaggtggagtggagcGGTACTTATGTGTACATATCAGTCTCATATAAAGACATCAGTAGGAAAGGACAGGGTGATGAGTGTGGGTTTGGACGCAACAATCAGTCCTGGAGTTTGGACTGTcgttcttcttctctctctttctatcacaacaacattaagactgatctcagagctccatcatcctccagaataggagtgtatgtggatcacagtgcaggaactttgtccttctacagcgtctctgacacaatgaagctcctccacagagtccacaccacattcactcagcctctgtacGCTGGGTTTGGGCTCTACACGAGCTTTGGGCTTTACAGGTGGCCTGACTCTACTGTAAGATTGTGTGATCCAGAAtaaagtgtgtagtgttttgtgtaaaattcctGCACATTGTCACATTGTTGCTCAGTCatctgtctcactaacacacaatcCAGCTGCACAAACAGCTCAGTAATTTAACACAGTaacaattaaaaagtaaatattaacactgaatatagttacataaaaaataaacagatgtattattaaatgtattaaatgtattattataaagttgTATCTGTGTGAAGAGCCGTGGTGAGATTCGGCACATCAGACGTCACTTtagaataactttatatttacattagtGAAAGTAGATGTTTAAAActgaccaaacacacacacacacacacacacacacacacacacagctgaaaaATATCATGGCAAagactttgttttgttttttgttttgtaaatcaGTAAAAATATCAGAAGTAAATTTTTGTAATGTAGTGAATTTTCAAATCTTCTAAATAGATCTATataatgtatgtactgtatgtatgtatgtaactgTGTAGCATTCTCAGCTGATCATAAGCACTTTACCCTCCAACTGATGTTTAAAATATGGTTTTAATATCCAAAATACTGTAAGagctgaataaaaacaaaaacaaacaagacatTTGCCGGGTAATGGTATGAATCATAACCAatgttaaacatacagtatacaataatgTATACATATTTACTATACATACATTACATGACAATGTCATCccttttaatatacattaaattatatattcttGCCTTACTATTGTACAATATTTTAAGTTGATTAATTTTAACACTGATAATATATTTATGTACAAAgcatttacaacaaaaaaatattttaaacattgattACCTCTCCTTAGGTGCTACCggtatgattttattatttacaatctTAACAACCTCCATTTACAGAGCaattaagaaacataaaaaataccAATGACTAAATAAACCATGGACTACTGTAAACAATATAACTTATAAGGTAAAACTACAGTGCTGATTAGGCAATATGTTTAAACAATCAAATTCACCACACAATAAAACTGCCAAAAACTCTATCTTGTGggctcatatttaaaaaaaaaacaaatcgaatattacaataagaaataatgaaagctGAAAATATTCATttcacagccaaaaaaaaaatacataaaaatgattaatacaaactattaagtaaaaattaaaacaaattaacctgcactttacctttaaaaaaaaagaaaaaaagaaataaaaataaatccggaaagataagtgtttccgttggTGCATGCaagtgctgtgtgtttgtgtgtctctgtctgtgtgtgtgagaaactaAAGTAAGAAGCCCCtacccctctcccccttctcgtcttacacagttacccttcctccacttttCCAGAATCACTGTTTAATTGGATGAATAAACAAGTAATCTCTcttgattgagcgacacactaatggtatcactgctgtaaagtaaaaattgaacaaattaccctgcactttacctttaaatgtttctgtgtaaagcagatagagagtgttatgtgtgtgtgaggtgtttgTGTCTACGAAAGTatgaggggtctgtgtgtgtgtgtgtgtgtgtggcacggtggcCAATaacatgcgcacgcacacacagacacaaagagcaggttgatacagagagagaaaatggatctttaatctctctaataacacttgcttttgctttacacccgcgatgtacacacacgcattcagacacaaaataaaatatgttttacacacacacacacacacacacacacacgtggtcacagtgttatagtaaacagtacacgcgtgcacagatgttgattttaccagtaagagatgcatACTAAGACGCaacaggggagacgattacccacaattccacagcacaagagagaaaaaacgtggctcagttgtgatcacgtgatgctcgttgtcaaaacaagaagcgcatgcgtgatacatgatactcggtactcgtaaaccaagttttgttcattttccaagtcaaaatttattttaaaaatctttgctcgtcttgcagaccACTCGCAAACCATCTTACTCTCAACCCGAGGTTTCACTGTTCACAAATTGTTGTCCTGcatacagatgttactcatgcggtattctggttttaccgccacgcctTATGGTGGCcttttgggtttgtgcgtttgctggcttctaccgctgagtggcgctatataactacacactGACGCCTCGGgtattagttcattctctgcaggattaatgagccgcgctccgttagagctgcacgtagtagcagataaaattaagtgaaacgttgtagttaaacgaattcataatcacagaattaaaattacagtacaaatgtaaaattcaaattaaattaaatcttattaggatcgaatttaggcaaagtaaacattaacacagtgagccattagattttatcatgtgtaattagaaaagctacgcatgtatgtttttggttatcttatattttgtgttctttaaatttgtagttgatttattaactaaaaaaaacgaaaattaattaccataaaaattctaacattgtcaggccgtgctactgcgtcagcagatgtcgatgtgtttttgggttattataagaattaaatgcagtaggctgttatgatcatcataatgttctttaataaataataaaaacattttaacatataacattttcacatcccagcacccccgttgTGCTCTACCACCGCTGggaaaaccttataaaatacaagtgaaacaataaacgaatttatcatcacagtactaaaattacagtacaaatttaaaacttaaatataggggtttcttagttccatcgaatttaagcaaagtaaatgttaacaaagtgagcctttatattttattatgtgtaacactcgcgtaaccagaaaactctgggtgtgtatcagaaaacgtgggtgagtcacaggtgttgtcagattaatgggcaaaaactatataataaacctatataagctacatagcctttataagactttacttttatttaagtgcacgcacaatgacgacaaaacgttatgatgttgtaaaataatgaaagcaaacaggtaTACAGCactattctgtatcggtttctgtgaacttgagcgcgtcagaaaataaaccgaaactctgtgtatactcggCTCACAGacgtgtatataaaatatatacttacagaaagcaaaatgtctgcatttatataaactaatgggggaaaaaatcagcttatgtaattcgtatgaaacgtggatcagtacagcgcatccactcacagccgaaacgaaaatacatcaacttatcaatgaattattaaaatggccagtcagtttccttgctgtttttcccgacgcattcataatcattagtccagttctgccggtgcggtgtttcttatccccacccccgttaaaacggcgtattcagagaaagCCTCGCCCGcaagaggttgtgcgcgcgcggtccactagacagctaaaacatatttgtatattatgactaaGATAGGAAGGCGGCTCACATtggcgtgcgtttcgcacagcgccacaaagacagcgcttacttaacacgtataaatgtgtttgttatatttctgagaaagagaaatctcttataaatctctcatatcgcgggctcacgcgaacattttactttcactaaaagattaattcacaaccacatttcggccattcacacacatgcattgtgctatgttgtttgtagacacttttacttttccccttctaatctccTCTTTGATCAGAATGCTCctgatatgagccgacacgagctcatatcgtttcataaagagaggcgacatatacttgattaaacactgcattttttttaagtgaaagcgtGCGCGatatgagcagctttaattattgataattaaataattagtaaatggtggacataaacagcaaaaagaacaatattattttacttttgattattatcatgttattgaatgattgTTTGAACCTAAAGCCCTTTGtctagattcatgccacgagtcattttatcatacaaagattattacgttgtgcttaGACaactaagcgtctgtggattctaaaattgacatttttactgtttttttaatcactggaatggaagagatagtaAGTTTCATTATCataacatgcgttgtattgtttttaatcgctcgatacacaacccatcatttttaatgcttttttacaaagggaaaaatgcaaatggaatatatttatttggtttattattattatttttttatataaaacttaaaattaaaacattgtagagtaattaaaagcagtgtagagtgattaataacatgcatgttatgataagaaaaatagcattccagggattaaaaatggtaacaatgtcaattttaaaatgtagaatccagaagattttaaatttacacaaatttaagaagaggcctgaagcaagatctaagatcctccactttgctgaaacttttgcacagtgagaagaggtgcattttagtttctccgagtgtaaaggtgagaacagacgattcacacctgggaagGGGGTTGTCGTGGCAAATTTGTTGTGTACTATGCCaaatttccaaaacaaaattattaactactcaagcactgaaatagcaaaagagtttattgcagccaaaagtaaatggacagcactgggccagccagacaaaagacaaacagacaaactgcgaagctgtctatctctcacctcctctaacttccctaattttacatggtttatataccttcatttaacacttacatcattgtttgctcctccttaagtcaagaaatcacttaatatttattagatgtaAGCCAATTTTGCCTAGGTTAGGTTGATGTAGCGCCTCCCAATTGCGTaatctccctttttctttttttccatctcatatttatttaaatctggGCCTAAGAAGTCTTatgctttcccttttttggagaaaatttggtttgttcctttttcttgaccagaccattgaccaccgctggtgacttgaggttttgttgaagccgcaatcaatttttctgaaatttcctcatcaagatgtgtaagtgttctattttcataattatatttaattttttattattctcatcacagtatattttgtcttatttgtttttcaactgtccattatatattttagagacTTTAGCTATTCTAGAgacatttatagaaattatttgtttattagtactttaacatatgt belongs to Clarias gariepinus isolate MV-2021 ecotype Netherlands chromosome 2, CGAR_prim_01v2, whole genome shotgun sequence and includes:
- the LOC128541279 gene encoding tripartite motif-containing protein 16-like protein, which produces LFVGPDFLTSSIRVHQHLSFDGVRNSLSDLKKRLEEFCEEEFNKISPHAAAVQIFTLAPQSREDFLKYFCYLTLDPNTAHRKLTLSEKNREVRDSGKEHQYSDHPERFDSLFQVLCKESVCGRCYWEVEWSGTYVYISVSYKDISRKGQGDECGFGRNNQSWSLDCRSSSLSFYHNNIKTDLRAPSSSRIGVYVDHSAGTLSFYSVSDTMKLLHRVHTTFTQPLYAGFGLYTSFGLYRWPDSTVRLCDPE